AGTGTTTACTCAGTCTCGGTCAGGATGTGCAAGCGATGGCAGCGCTGCGTGCTGCTGGACTTCGCCGCGCCGTCGTGGGACCGTTGCCGGTTCGATTCGCCGCGCTGAAACTGTTGTGCGAAACCGCGGAACGACTTGGATTGGATCTGACGCTCGAGCACTACCGACGACACTTGGCGATCGTCCAACAGGACATCGCCAAACTCTCTGCCGCAGCAAAGAAGAAACACGCTTAATGGTCTCTGCACTCGAAGGTCTATCGTAATGAATCAAGCCGTTGTCGATCCCGAACAGTTGCGTCAATTTGCAGCGCACCTGCATCGTTTCGCTGAAGAGATGAAGCAGCGTTCGACCATGCTTGCATCTCAAATGAACCAACTCGAACAAACGTGGCGTGACGAACAACAACGCAAATTTGGCGAAGAGTTCACGACTCAGATGCGTCAAATTTCGAGATTGATCCAATCGACCGAAGAACATGTGCCTTATTTGATGCGGAAAGCAGAACAAATTGATGCCTACCTTGGACGCTAGCCGTTTTTGAACATTGGCGCCCCCTATTTCTCTGATCATCGGTGACAATCATGTCCGCCAGTAATGTCCGCAACATCGATTCGCTTGCCGCGATGCAGGCTGGCATGGTGCGGTTGTCGGACGATTGGTCCAAGACGGTCCAGGAATTGAGGTCGATGGTCCAGCGTGCGGAAGAATATTTTTCGCAGACTCAACCTCAGTAT
The nucleotide sequence above comes from Novipirellula caenicola. Encoded proteins:
- a CDS encoding WXG100 family type VII secretion target — encoded protein: MNQAVVDPEQLRQFAAHLHRFAEEMKQRSTMLASQMNQLEQTWRDEQQRKFGEEFTTQMRQISRLIQSTEEHVPYLMRKAEQIDAYLGR